One window of Natrinema sp. SYSU A 869 genomic DNA carries:
- a CDS encoding universal stress protein — translation MYEDILLPFDGSDGVAEALHHAAEIAHWADATIHVLFVADTTRDSVTVVETQVVDALVQEGESVVEEAEKTLDTLGVNYDSDVVQGNPAPTVVEYAERYDYDLIVMPTHGREGVSRYLIGSVTEKVIRLSSVPVLTARMQPDEQLVFPYENILLPTDGSASAVHAAEHGLSLAAALDATVHVLSVVDDTSLGLDVRSTILGGESEQAGADAVDDLVSEAETRGVSNTVRHVEHGSPIEVILDTIESNDIHAVVMGTTGRRGSDRILLGSVAEKTARSAPVPVITVRHGE, via the coding sequence ATGTACGAGGACATTCTACTCCCGTTCGATGGAAGCGATGGTGTTGCGGAGGCACTACATCACGCTGCTGAGATCGCACACTGGGCCGACGCCACTATCCACGTTCTGTTTGTCGCGGATACGACACGCGATAGTGTCACAGTCGTCGAAACACAGGTCGTTGACGCACTTGTTCAGGAAGGCGAGAGCGTCGTCGAAGAAGCGGAAAAGACACTGGACACACTCGGTGTAAACTACGATTCTGACGTCGTCCAAGGGAACCCAGCGCCGACGGTCGTCGAATACGCTGAGCGATACGACTACGACTTGATCGTAATGCCAACGCACGGTCGGGAGGGGGTGTCACGATACCTCATCGGAAGCGTCACGGAGAAAGTCATCCGTCTGTCTTCCGTCCCCGTTCTGACGGCACGGATGCAGCCCGATGAACAATTGGTGTTCCCCTACGAGAACATCCTCCTACCGACCGACGGGAGTGCTAGTGCAGTTCATGCTGCCGAGCATGGCCTCTCACTTGCAGCGGCTCTCGATGCGACTGTTCACGTACTGTCTGTCGTCGACGATACATCGCTTGGTCTGGACGTTCGCTCAACTATTTTGGGAGGGGAAAGTGAACAGGCTGGGGCCGATGCCGTTGACGACCTTGTGTCCGAGGCGGAGACACGCGGCGTTTCGAACACTGTCCGGCACGTCGAACACGGATCCCCTATCGAGGTGATACTCGACACTATCGAATCGAACGATATCCACGCTGTCGTGATGGGAACGACTGGGAGGCGCGGAAGTGATCGAATACTACTTGGGAGCGTCGCTGAAAAGAC